The genomic stretch GTGCCTGATGGTCGCCTCAGCCTGTCTCCGCCGCATGGCTGCCCACCAGCCCCTCCAGCGAGGAGAAGACCCGGTCGGGCTGGAGGCTTGCATATTCCTCCGGTGCCCCGCTCCGGTTGATCCAGTGACAGGTAAAGCCAAAGGCCTTGGCGCCGGCAATATCCCAGCGGTTCGAAGACTGGAAGGCAATGTCGGGTGCGGCTAGATCATAGGCCGTCGTCACCAGCGCATAGGCAGCCGGTGCCGTCTTGTAGATCTGCAGCACATCGACGGAAAAGATGTCGTCGATCAATCCGTCCAGCCCTGCCGCTTCGACGGCTTCGTTGAGCATCTTCGGTGTCCCGTTGGACAGGATCGCGATCTTGACCCCGGTCGCCTTCAGACTTGCCAGCACCCCCGGCACTTCGCGGTAGCAGTCGAGCTGACGATACGCATCCAGCAGCGGATCGCGCAGCGCCTTGTCGACCTGCGGAAAGCGGGCAAGGCAGAAATCCAGCGCCTCGTCCGTGAGCGCCGAAAAATCGCGATACTGCCCCATCAGACTTGTGACCCAGGTATATTCGA from Peteryoungia desertarenae encodes the following:
- a CDS encoding haloacid dehalogenase type II; translated protein: MTADQMTPPEGVTSPEAYVFDAYGTLFDVHAAVRRHAGAMGPEAQAFSDLWRVKQLEYTWVTSLMGQYRDFSALTDEALDFCLARFPQVDKALRDPLLDAYRQLDCYREVPGVLASLKATGVKIAILSNGTPKMLNEAVEAAGLDGLIDDIFSVDVLQIYKTAPAAYALVTTAYDLAAPDIAFQSSNRWDIAGAKAFGFTCHWINRSGAPEEYASLQPDRVFSSLEGLVGSHAAETG